The genomic window TTTTTTTTAAAATTGCATCATTTATAAATGTGAGTTGTTCCATATTGCTTAAGTTTGTAAGTGACAGAATTCCATTTTTATTTTCATTAATTCCATTTATTCTAAAACAAAACTCATTCCCATCTTTATCTCTAAAGGTCACAAATTCAGTGGTGTCATCTGAAAAATTTTGGCAACTGTTTGAGATCGTATATTTATACATTACTTTCATTTGGTTGTTTACATAATTATAAACTTTTCCATCTTGAGTAAAACTCCATTTTGTATTTCGGTTTGCATTTGAATACCAATTTCCTAGAATGCGTTTAGAAGAGGGATCTTGATCTTGTGCGAAAACTGTTGATCCTGAAAATAGTAATAGCAGTATAAGTAATAAATTTTTCATGGTTCAAACTTTATAAATATTTCTATCATAAAATTACTGATTTACTTAATTTGAAAAATGAATGAGCTTATAATTTTCTGTTAAAAGCTTCTATTGATAAAAAATGCCTCTTAAATTATTAAAAGGCATTTTTTATATGATATTTATTGGAATTTGGTATTTTAAAAATTGATTATTTTTTTAATTTATTTAATTCCCAATCGAGATTTCAATTTTAAGAAAAGAAGTCCAATTCTATAAGCATCCTCAGAAGAAGAGTTGCGATCACTTTTTGGAATTTTATAAATTCCGCATAAATCATCAAGAGAAAATTGTTTGTCATTTATATCAGTCAATTTTCTGTACATTACATCAACATCCAAAGCTTCATTTTTTAGTCTTCCACAATTTAGGCGCTCGAGAGCTGCGTTTAGCATTTCAATATCAAAGTTGATATGATGCCCAACCAAAATAGAATTTCCAATAAAATTCACAAACGCCTCAAGTGCATCAGGTTCAGGCATTTTCATCATTTTGCTTTCAATGATGAATTCATTAGAAAGTCCGTTGTCTTGAAGATACTTGTACTGCAGTAAGACTGTTTCAAAATTTTCTTTAATAACAATGCTATCATCTATAACTGAAAAGGCTCCAAGTGATAATACAACATCCTTATCCGGATTTAAGCCAGAAGTTTCAGTTGATAATACAACAAACTTGTTAGGTTTAGTTTCGAATTTAGTTAAATAGTCTTTCCAGAAATCTGGATAGTCTTTATTGATATTTTTCAGCCAGTCTAGCATATTTTATGAGAATTGTGTCAATTGAAATTTACTCTTAATAAGTTCCTCCAGATCTTTCATTGGGGATAATGCATTTTTTAATTTCTCTTTGTCAGATTTTGACATTTCTCTTAAATTAATATATTGGCCAGAGTCGTCATTTTTTAATCCTTCAACAGTTCTAAATTTAGAAAGTGTCAAGAAAGCTTCTGCACAGCTTAAATAAATTTCAGCATTTTTAGAATCTGTAATAGCTAATTGTTTGAATCTTAGATAAGTATTCTGGATTCCTTTTATATTGGCATTTAGTATTAATAAACGTGCTCCGTCAATCAAAGGCATCAAAGCTCTGGTTTTGATATCAAATTTATCTTTATTTGGACCATCTTCTTCAGTTATAAACTTCTTGAAGAAACTTAAAGGAGAATTTCTTTTTAAAGCATCATTTCCTAAGAAATCAAAGAATAAAGTATTGTTGACGGCATTTTTGAAAATCACGTTTTCTATTGCTTCTTCAATTTTTGGTTCTCCAAAAACAATTTCATAATCAAAGAAAATGCTGCTCAAATCATTACTATTTTCACCTGGAGTATTCATCCAGCTGTTGTATTGTTTTGTCCAGTCACTCAATGATTTACACCAAAGCATATTGCTTGCCATGTGCCCGTTTGGACAATAATCATAACCTACTTTTTCTAATATAGAAGTAGCGCGTTTTGCTAATCTTAAGAAATAATCTTTTACTTCTCTATATTTTTCAGGAGTAACATCTTCAAAAATTAAAATACTATCCTGATCTGTAAGCAACAACTGCTCCTTACGCCCTTGACTGCCAATGCTTAACCAAGCAAAACGTGCAGGAGGGGAGCCTAAATCTAAAATTGCTAGTTCTACTGCTCTTTTTATAATTGCTAGATTAATCTCACTTGCAATATTGCTGACATGCGAGATTGGAATATTTTTTTGAATCGAATTCTGAATCAAATCAGATAGACGATCGCGTATTTGTTTTAAATCTTTTGGAAGCTGCGAACGCTTAATTTCTTTAATTAACACACCTGGGTTACTAGCTTGAGCAACAATAAGATCGTGTTCAGAAATAATTCCTTTTACAACAGATTTACTCGTGCCATCTTTAGTTACACATAAGTGAGTTACGTTATGTTTGAGCATTAGCAATTGTGCTTCTGCCAAAGAGACATTTTCTAAAACCGTAACAACAGGAGACGACATAATTTTGTCAATGGTTTCACTAATAGGATAGCGTCCTGTTGCAATTTTTGATGATAAATCGGCATTGGTAACAATACCAATTGGATGATTTTTCTCGCCGCAGATTATGATATTGTCTACCATTGAATCTGTCATTAAAATCGCGACATCTTTAATTATAGAGCTTGCCTGAGTAGTTAGAGGCGAATTATTATAGTTAAGTGACTGAATGTATTGCATTTCTGTCTGCTGATCAATGTAGTCACTGTCAGAAACTAGCTTGCCATTAGAGCTAACACTATCTTTTGTATGACGTGAATTTACAGCAAAACTTTCCAATAGAAAGTTCAATACATCAGAATTATTAGCAACAAAAGGTCTGAAAACAGCGATAGGAATAGCATAAATAATGCTTTCTTCACGTGCTTTAGCCGTCATCATGTAGTTGTTTTTAGCAAAAAACGGGCGTAAACCAAAAATATCACCTTCATGACATTTATTTATAATGGTTTCTTCGGCGTCTGCAATAGTAGTTAGATTAATGACACCAGAAGCTACAACATAAAAACTTTCATGAAGCGGATCGTTATTTTGAAATAGTACCGCATGCTTTTCTAAATTGATGACACGAATATTCGTGGCAATATCCGATAATTCCTGGAAGGTTAAATTATCAAACGGTTTGTATTCTTTTAAAAAATCTGCAATATGCTCAGCAACTGTATTCATATAAGTGATAATTTATTTTTAAAGTATCGAATGTAAAAATAGTAAAATAAAGTCTTACAATGAAAGTATCTTTAGCAGAAACTAATTATTTTAAAGAAATGTTAAAAGATAATAGCAATAAGACTTTAAAAAGAATTTATGTTTTCAAAATTTGAATATTTCTGATTTTGAAAAAAGACATTTCATTTATTAAAAACTAAATGCCCAAAAACATGCTTGATGATTTTGCGATATTTGAAAATATTTTTTTTTAAAAATTATATAGCGCAATTATAATCGATTTCAATTTAGTGAAAAAATGGCTAAGTTGATGCATAAGTTCCTAAATCAAACAGCTTGAATTTTTAATATTTGAAAAAAAGATAATTTTAAAATCATACAGCGCATTTATGATCAATTTGAGTTTTGAATAAAAATATTCTAATTGATGATGTATGCATAAATCAAGTCTGTCAATTTTTCAATATTTGAAAATTTTTTTAAAATTAAAATCGTACAGCGTATTTATACGAGTTTTGAAATTTCCATTTTTTAAAACAAAATTGTTTCGTTATAAAGTATAGAAGTAAGGAAGCTAAATTTCCAATATTTAGAAACATTTTCATTTTAATATCATACAGAAGATTTATAAGGTAGTTTCTCAAATTTTCTATTTTACATAATATAAATTATAGTTCACAATATATACACTTTAAAACTTCTAATTTATTGATTTTTAAAGCTTTGTTTGTTTTCTCAGTCATTTGACTTTGCTTTTGTAATGTTAGACACT from Flavobacterium sp. KACC 22763 includes these protein-coding regions:
- a CDS encoding 3'-5' exonuclease yields the protein MLDWLKNINKDYPDFWKDYLTKFETKPNKFVVLSTETSGLNPDKDVVLSLGAFSVIDDSIVIKENFETVLLQYKYLQDNGLSNEFIIESKMMKMPEPDALEAFVNFIGNSILVGHHINFDIEMLNAALERLNCGRLKNEALDVDVMYRKLTDINDKQFSLDDLCGIYKIPKSDRNSSSEDAYRIGLLFLKLKSRLGIK
- a CDS encoding DUF294 nucleotidyltransferase-like domain-containing protein, which codes for MNTVAEHIADFLKEYKPFDNLTFQELSDIATNIRVINLEKHAVLFQNNDPLHESFYVVASGVINLTTIADAEETIINKCHEGDIFGLRPFFAKNNYMMTAKAREESIIYAIPIAVFRPFVANNSDVLNFLLESFAVNSRHTKDSVSSNGKLVSDSDYIDQQTEMQYIQSLNYNNSPLTTQASSIIKDVAILMTDSMVDNIIICGEKNHPIGIVTNADLSSKIATGRYPISETIDKIMSSPVVTVLENVSLAEAQLLMLKHNVTHLCVTKDGTSKSVVKGIISEHDLIVAQASNPGVLIKEIKRSQLPKDLKQIRDRLSDLIQNSIQKNIPISHVSNIASEINLAIIKRAVELAILDLGSPPARFAWLSIGSQGRKEQLLLTDQDSILIFEDVTPEKYREVKDYFLRLAKRATSILEKVGYDYCPNGHMASNMLWCKSLSDWTKQYNSWMNTPGENSNDLSSIFFDYEIVFGEPKIEEAIENVIFKNAVNNTLFFDFLGNDALKRNSPLSFFKKFITEEDGPNKDKFDIKTRALMPLIDGARLLILNANIKGIQNTYLRFKQLAITDSKNAEIYLSCAEAFLTLSKFRTVEGLKNDDSGQYINLREMSKSDKEKLKNALSPMKDLEELIKSKFQLTQFS